The following coding sequences are from one Triticum dicoccoides isolate Atlit2015 ecotype Zavitan chromosome 4A, WEW_v2.0, whole genome shotgun sequence window:
- the LOC119285267 gene encoding probable tRNA (guanine(26)-N(2))-dimethyltransferase 1, whose translation MGEVEDMLKDYEIKKEGEAEILMLASNAVFFNPVQVHNRDMSIAVLRTFVAKRKEEYEELMNKRNNKSHKKGNQVETPVVNGDTALTSQHDEIGVVHEKETNQATNEIEDLSKEETKTPSRKVTRELKPPIVLEALAASGLRSLRYAREVDGLGKVVALDNDKASIEACKRNIKFNGASAISKVEAHLADARVYMLTHPKEFDVVDLDPYGSPSIFLDSAVQAVADGGLLMCTATDLAVLCGTNGEVCYSKYGSYPVKGKYCHEMALRILLACIESHANRYKRYIVPVVSVYMDFYVRVFVRVFTSASEIKNTPLKLSYVYQCAGCDSFHLQSLGRTVTKNNSLKHAPGIGPVVPQECSDCGKKFNVGGPIWSAPIHDQDWVLSTLTDVRQMKDRYPAYNKITSVLTTVSEELHDIPLFFSLHNISGTVKCTSPSAVMFRSAVINAGYQISSSRCNPLGLKSDAPWDVIWDIMRCWVKNHPIKEQPRDSPGTAILSKSPQLEANFSRAVAALSKAQVKKVNRFLPNPESHWGPKVRAGRRITSKHISLLGAEALHGAMSHQDGNGAVTDEPASDTGATVTNEEENEPSNKRQKTGDGEQASEP comes from the exons ATGGGGGAAGTGGAGGACATGCTCAAGGACTATGAGATCAAGAAGGAAGGCGAGGCCGAGATCCTCATGCTCGCGAGTAACGCCGTGTTCTTCAATCCCGTCCAG GTGCACAACAGAGATATGTCCATTGCTGTGTTAAGGACATTTGTTGCCAAGCGCAAGGAAGAATACGAGGAACTGATGAATAAAAGGAATAATAAGTCTCATAAAAAAGGCAATCAGGTTGAAACACCTGTTGTAAATGGAGACACTGCTTTAACTAGCCAGCATGATGAAATCGGTGTTGTTCATGAAAAGGAGACAAATCAGGCTACAAATGAAATAGAAGATCTGTCAAAAGAAGAAACAAAGACACCTTCCAGGAAAGTAACCAGAGAGCTTAAGCCACCAATTGTTCTTGAG GCTTTAGCTGCTTCTGGGTTGAGGTCTCTCCGTTATGCTCGTGAAGTTGATGGATTAGGAAAGGTAGTTGCTCTGGACAATGATAAAG CTTCTATTGAAGCTTGCAAGAGGAACATCAAGTTCAATGGGGCTTCTGCTATTAGCAAGGTTGAAGCTCACTTGGCTGATGCTCGAGTTTACATGCTCACACATCCAAAAGAATTTGATGTG GTTGATCTTGACCCCTATGGGTCACCATCTATATTCCTCGACTCAGCTGTACAGGCTGTTGCTGATGGTGGGCTATTGATGTGCACAGCCACTGATCTGGCAGTACTTTGTGGAACTAATGGAGAAGTTTGCTACTCCAA GTATGGTTCCTACCCAGTCAAAGGCAAGTATTGCCATGAAATGGCTTTGAGAATCCTCCTTGCCTGTATCGAG AGCCATGCAAATCGGTACAAGAGATATATTGTGCCTGTTGTCTCTGTGTATATGGATTTCTATGTCCGTGTTTTTGTTCGAGTATTCAC TTCTGCAAGTGAAATAAAGAATACCCCACTTAAACTTTCTTATGTATATCAATGTGCCGGCTGTGATTCTTTCCATCTTCAGTCCCTTGGGAGGACTGTTACTAAG AATAATAGCTTGAAGCATGCGCCTGGTATTGGACCTGTTGTTCCTCAAGAATGCAGCGACTGTGGAAAGAAATTTAATGTGGGTGGTCCAATATGGTCTGCTCCTATTCATGATCAAGATTGGGTACTTTCTACGCTGACAGATGTTAGGCAAATGAAGGATAGATATCCCGCATACAACAAAATTACTTCAGTTCTAACTACTGTATCAGAG GAATTGCATGACATTCCATTATTTTTTAGTCTCCACAACATATCTGGGACTGTGAAGTGCACATCACCATCTGCAGTTATGTTCCGGTCAGCGGTTATAAATGCAGGATATCAGATCTCAAGCAGTCGCTGTAATCCGCTTGGGCTGAAGTCTGATGCCCCCTGGGATGTTATTTGGGATATCATGCGCTGCTGG GTGAAAAACCATCCAATCAAAGAACAGCCGCGTGACTCTCCGGGCACTGCAATCCTTTCTAAATCTCCACAGCTAGAA GCAAATTTCTCTAGAGCAGTTGCTGCCCTCAGCAAGGCTCAGGTTAAGAAGGTGAATCGGTTCCTTCCAAACCCAGAAAGTCACTGGGGTCCGAAGGTCAGAGCAGGTCGGAGAATTACTAGCAAGCATATCTCTCTGTTAGGCGCAGAGGCTCTCCATGGAGCTATGAGCCACCAAGATGGAAATGGAGCGGTGACAGATGAGCCAGCTTCAGATACTGGAGCGACTGTCACGAATGAAGAAGAGAATGAGCCTTCAAACAAACGGCAGAAAACTGGCGATGGTGAACAGGCCAGCGAACCTTGA